One Helianthus annuus cultivar XRQ/B chromosome 12, HanXRQr2.0-SUNRISE, whole genome shotgun sequence genomic region harbors:
- the LOC110892510 gene encoding uncharacterized protein LOC110892510 translates to MSRWPNLFALDNGKNCLVCDRLPEVGGIVSWDWIREPSSQSELEELAESFSVLLSAPRILGNDRWIWSPVASGKFSIRSFKVLASDQPPEDNVVKVPNCKWLPSKVNIFMWRVAMGRIPTKQALARRNVSVSSNDCVFCGVGVENVEHLFTGCITAMRVWSCISQWANIPPIYAFWG, encoded by the coding sequence ATGTCTAGATGGCCTAATTTATTTGCGTTAGACAATGGTAAGAACTGTCTGGTGTGCGATCGTCTTCCTGAAGTGGGTGGCATTGTGTCGTGGGACTGGATTAGGGAACCTTCCTCGCAGTCCGAGCTGGAGGAATTGGCTGAGAGTTTTTCCGTGTTGCTCAGTGCTCCGAGAATCTTGGGTAATGACAGATGGATTTGGTCCCCGGTTGCTTCAGGGAAATTCTCTATTAGGTCCTTCAAAGTTTTGGCTTCGGATCAACCTCCTGAAGACAATGTGGTTAAGGTTCCGAACTGCAAATGGCTGCCATCTAAAGTGAATATCTTTATGTGGAGAGTGGCGATGGGTCGGATCCCTACTAAGCAAGCGCTGGCCAGAAGAAACGTCTCGGTTAGTTCGAATGATTGCGTGTTTTGTGGGGTAGGGGTCGAGAACGTGGAGCATTTGTTTACGGGATGCATCACGGCGATGAGGGTGTGGAGTTGCATTTCACAGTGGGCCAATATTCCTCCTATTTATGCTTTCtggggttga